ATACACACTGGAATCTTTGCCAATTTTATGATGAGGCTAAACTTTGAAGATTTCAATTAAAACAAGGGGGGAAAGCAAACTTGTGTGctgctcaaaatttattcattaGTTATTGTATCTTGATTATTTAATGGTTAGATTGATGTTGGTGTCaggcaaataaataaataaaaatccttcaagaatttgatagTAGCTGGTCTCAGTCAATAAATGTACCTGTACCCTTCCCATTCTTGAATTTGTGATTCTCACGACTTTTTGCTAGAGCCAACCATAGTGAATATCAATGAACATTAGCAAAAAAGGACATGAACTTAGTTTGCATCAGTTGATCAGAATCTCCCCTAAATGATAAAACCTGACTGAATTCAACTTTTATCCCAAttccctaaaaaaattaaactccaTCTTATTTCACTTGTGTTCTGCAATCGTTTTCAATGCCTCCATCTCACTGACTCTGCAGATCTGTATCCACCACAATGGTGTACTGCAGTCACTGTGCCAAAATCCATTTCCTTAGGTATCAGTGACTGATGATAATTGTCAAGTTTATATTCCTACATTTTCTTGTCAACTGGGTGTATATATTGAAGGATCAGTTTCACCTCCTCTTTCTGGCGTCCATATCAGAGTTTTTGCTGCTGGAGATAGCAGCATTACTACACTTAAAAGTGGTGAATTGGTTCTTGAAACGACCACTGGTATTGATGGTTCCTTTGTGGCAGGTCCTCTGTACGATGATATTGGTTACAATGTTGAGGCTTCAAAGGTAGTCACTTTctcagaacaaaaaataaataccttgttttaaaaatactaaaagctGAGTCGTGAAATTTCTCTACTTATCTGTGATGTTTATGTTGCTATCTTGTTTCCTTacattatttgatttatttgtttcttgtttGTATTTGTAGTCTGGATATCATTTAAAACAAGTTGCGCCTCATTCTTTTACTTGTCAGAAGCTTAGTCAAATTTCAGTACACATACATCACAAAGATGATTCTAAAGAGCCCATTCCTTCTGTTCTGTTGTCTTTGAGTGGTGACAATGGTTATAGAAACAACTCAGTATCAGGAGCTGGTAGGACATTCCTGTTTGACAATTTGTTTCCTGGAATGTTTTATTTGCGTCCTGTTTTGAAGGTACTATACTGTAGTTGGACATAACTGTTATTATGTTCTGCATTCTATTGCTTGTCATGTCTTTGACATGCAACTTTTTGTCAATCAGCTCTGGTTCACACGCTACTACACCTGAAGTTAACAATATCACTTATTAAGCACCAATACTTCCATTTTCTTGATGTATCCATATCAGATATGTATTTATACCAATAGTCTTGGATATTTCATTGATACGTATATCACAGCCTTCAAAAAATAGTTATGAGTTGGATATGAGACATGAAAGGTGTATAAGATAGAAACGTTGAAGCCTTGTCTTGATGAAAAAGAAATGGAAACTATCCTCTTTAAGGATAATGCTCAAGAAGGGAATGAGATTGGTACTATTCCTATTTGTAGGAAATAGGCAATAatttatgatgacaatgatatatatatatatatatatatatatatatatatatatatatatatatatatatattatttgaagaAGTATGCAATAAATATGctttatgaatttttatacaaatttaaataaagtaaTCTCCCAGAAATTTATAgatacaaatatatttatgcAATAAATATGctttatgaatttttatatatcatGTCACGGGAGAAAGAGGCTTGAGCTACTTCTATTAAGGACTGATGGGGATTTGGATTACTTGAGGTTATGGTTTGAGTTGAAGTTAAGGAATTAATAGGTCTGGTGCTTGAACAGTTGTTGAGCTGAAGTTTCTCAGTTATTGCTGACTTATGACGAAGACACATTTAATTGTTTTCTCCATGAACATTTCTTTTGGTTTTCATTCTACActcttgtttttgtttacatgtttttttgtttctcatatGGTTTCCTTGTGTCTTGTAGAGTAAATTATCGGGCAATTATGTAAGAATAGTTCAAAGTGTGTACTCTGAATCACGTCAAAGGACTTTAGATAGAGGTATGTCTTTCTTAAGTCTCATGACTGATTTCACATTCGGGATGTAATTGACATGATGGTTTCCAAAatgctttttttgtttaatattaattgattttctCATTTAGCATAGAATAACTCATCGTATATTTGAGAATTTTGAACTTGTTATTGTTAGTCTTAAATCTGTCAAGTTCTGCTATTTTCTTTTGGTCGTTCCTGGTTCATTTCAAAGTTGTGgtccaataataaatttaatgtttcatATTTATCCCAAGATAgggaaaatttaatattttgaatctTCACAACAGCCAATGCAATCAATTGATAGTGTGCAGGAGGATGACCTTACCATTATTGGGAAGGAATGTATAGAAGAGAAATTTGGATAAatgtttttagtacttatccAAAATATAATGAACAGTAGGATTActgtaaataatttcatacatgtagttatttatattcttATGTACCTATTTTCTTTGAATTCACAGCTTatgatgaaattaaatatttaagttttgGCCTTGGAGTTAATGATGAACGTATGGCTGAACAAGCTTTGACCTTTTATAAAGTAAGGACCAGTTTTGACTTActcattttaaacttgatttctatttatttgcacatgttttgaaaatggttttttatttgatttaactaATCCTTGAATTTGTCTGTTGAAGATAACAGTACTTTCTACATGTAGTCGTAGAAAGACTACAACTTATGAATGGTAAATTAATTAACCCTCTCTTAACATCAATTACTCATTgtatatacataatttttattactcattattagcttttacttaatttaatattatataagtatatttaTTCACTATTAGtaatatagataatttttattactcattgttaggttttaattaattaattattattttattatatttattgattattaaaaatataaataatttttagaacTTATTCTTAGTTTTGatatataaacaattattaCATCAAGCATATTGATTACTATGCAGGTTgctaatttttttacatcagtGCTGGCGTAAGCAACGATGTAGAAATCAGATATTTCTACATCGTTGCTAAGGAGAGAAACGATGTTGAAAGCATAAGTTATTACATCGGTGCTAACGAGAAACGATGTTGAAAGCGCCGGTTACTACATCGGTGCTGACTAAAAACGATGTTGAAAACAGGTTACTACATCGGTGCTGGTGAGaaacgatgttgaaagtacaGGTTACTACATCGGTGCTAGCGTAGGCACAAATGTAAAAATGAATGTAATTCTACAACGGTCAATTTTGGAACGTTGTTAAAAATGTATAGTTTCAACAACGTTACATACAACAGCGTTTAACCACCGTTGTTGAATCCCGTTTTTGACCGATGTTGAAAACTCGATTTCTAGTAGTGTACATTTTATCCATTATACTTCTCTTCACTAGTACCTGCAAGAATTTGGCAACAGTCTCTGCAGCAAGTAAAGCCATATTCTAAATTTACTATTCACTTGATTGATCCTCTTGAAGAGCATGAAGGGCTATGGACTCTGACAACCTTCATGTGTTACCGCTCGCATAAATCATGCCCTTTGATTACCCTGAAAAGGACATTTTcaccaagaaaagaaaaaatgggaACTGCTGAATGGATTATTAGTTTGAATAATCCCTCAAATAATTCTTCTGCTAAATCTTTATATCAGAGCATATCAGATGATGATTTAATTTCACGGCCAaccttaaaaataacaaaatgataagattaacaaataaatcagcatcttaaataaatgaaatttactTTTACGTACAAAAATTATACAATCCATTGTCTTCTCTACTAGTATAATAATACGCAGCAAGATATTTCAGTTtatgttgttattttgttttcttttctcacaattcacaaattatatttttcttttcattttaatgtCTTGAGTAAAGGCCAACACATgcacataaatttttaaaatactattaatttgaCAATGGACAcgctttatgattttttatgaaGAGAAGCACATTTACAAATCgaatgaaataaaaagatattaatgTGTGCATTCACGTGGAGTTCAAACCCAAATCAAGGAGCGTTAGCACCTAAGCTATCGAGAGCCGTTAGCACCTAAGCTAGTGAGAACCGTTAGCAGAAAGACATAAAGAACTAGGCATCTGATGTTGTTTTTTATGGCATTGTAATTTATGATTGATAGATAAGGACAAAAAATCACAGACCAAACACGCGGCGGCTATTGCTAAGACCGATATAGAAAGACAATGAAATTGCTTCTTAAACTGTAAGACCAGCAGGAACATGCATGAGCAAGAGTTCACTGCTTCGATCACCATCATTTCCATTGATCACTAATTCTTTTTCGGTAGATATGAAACCTTTCTCCTTCCTCATTTCAACTTGTTGTAGATATAGAGTTTCTGTTTTATAAGCTCTATGATTTTTCAACTTCATTTctaactttgtttttcttttttctttacagTTACTTTATGTATTCGGGTTGCAGAGACAAATTAAGAAAGATCCAGTCTGCGCTTGTTCCATTAATCTAACACCATATATACTTTGTCTCTTGAGTTATTTCGGAAATTGATTCAATATGCTTGACTTCTTTGTCCCTTGTTTATTtctttgtgcaatgtttttctTTGTCTCTCGGTTATTTCCAAAACTGAAGGGTGTAGAGGTAAAACCCATGTCAAAAAATAACGCTTCTCAAACAAAGTATGATGTTTTTGTTAGCTTCAGGGGCGTTGACATCCGTCGTGGGTTTCTAAGCCATTTGATTGGCACTTTTAAAAGTAAGCAAATAAATGCCTTTGTAGATGATAAGCTTGAGAGGGGTGAAGAAATATGGCCATCACTTATTGAAGCAATTCAAGGATCATCCATTTCGTTGATCATATTCTCACCAGACTATGCTTCTTCGCGTTGGTGTTTAGAAGAACTTGTGACAATACTTGAATGCAAAGAGAAGTATGGACAGATTGTAATCCCCATTTTTTACCATATAGAACCTACAGAGGTACGACATCAACGGGGAAGTTACGAAAATGCATTTGCTGagcatgtaaaaaaatataagagcaAGGTGCAAATTTGGAGACATGCTATGAATAAATCTGTTGACCTATCAGGAATTGAGTCATCGAAATTTCAGTAAGGTCCCTAGACCCTTAAATGTTCAATTCTAGCTCTATATTGTTTATATGCTTATTTTTACAACGTAGTTGCTTAATTTGAAAAAGGATGTATCCTTTATTTGTATCGTAGAAATAGTAATAAGTTCACGAGTTTAACAATCATccattagtatttattttacactgtaaatcaataaaaaaaatatcatatatttaacttttaagtaattttttatataaaaaattaacaaatttattatattggatgatttctaattgagtaaaaatatttacactatTAATAAATATAGACTTTTGTTCTACCTAAGTTCACAAATATCAAATTCATTCATATAgttaattgttattatataaataattataataaaatatgttataaaatattaatgtaagtaaaagtaaaatgtttatttttaccatcaatttatttaaatttttttacttaactaTAGAAAGAATAAGTTATAATAATATAGTATTTTGAAAAAAtccaattataaatatatgaataatataatttatactaatagtatatagattttaaaatctcattaaaaaagctttaaaatataataattaggagaataaaaatgtgaaagaaaaCGAGATGAGTGtttgatgagaaaaaaaatatggagaGGACTAATACTATTACACATGTAAcctttaacaatattttttttcttacattgagtaaaaatgttgttaaaaactttttgcaacatttaaaaaatatcatcaaatatgaataaatgttactaatatattttcatgatattttatcaaatattatgtATAGTCCATGTCTCTACAACCCTTTTATATTTGAagacattttttaaatgttgtcaTCAAAagtttttagtaatatttttacgAACTGTTAGatcaaaaaatattgttaaagatCACATGTGTGATAGTGTGATTAggtgtttgttttaaaatataacaattagatagatttttttagagaaacatAAGCTTATTAAGCTATTAGTtatgcatatataattttagccAATGCTACTATGCTAGAATTGTCATGGGAGCAACCATTCTTTgttattaaatttcatttagGTTATATTTAGATAAACTTCTTACTTATAAGAGAATAATTAAAAGAGTATTGATATTCATCTATTTCATTTTGGAGTGGATTGGATggggtgaaaataaaaaagagatagagagaaaaacTGGTAGAGAGAAATTCATAGAAATGATAGGTGATGTGATGAAAAATAAGAGAgtgatagaaagaaaaatggcATAGAAGTGGAATGTTAGAAAGTATatgtatgataaaaataaaaaggtaaaatgaattaagcCTCTTCCCTAATTTAAAATGATCTTATCATAACTTCAAAtcaacttttgaaaaaaataaatgaaagagtttcaataaattaattatcttatactattaattttaacttttggaGAAACTTAATtccattaattttatctttttagagTGTGTTTCATCTAACATTTTTTACTTTACCTTTCCTTTAAGGAGAAGTTTGGCtatacaatttttataaaaagctcTTAAAAATATGGAACTTATTTTttcatagaataaaatttgaaaaaatagcttttaattaagttaataGGGAAGCTTATTTTTATAGTCTATATGGAGCTCATTCATGTAATCCCCTCTTTGAATCTCAACTCAACCAAAAAACACACTTCCTCTCTCTGTGTCATGTAGGGATGATGATGAGCTACTTAAAGAAATTGTCAAACTTGTGCTGAAAAGGTTGGGTAAACACCTGGTTAACTCAAAGGGACTTGTTggaattgacaaaaaaattgcAGATATAGAATCATTGATACGCAAAGAGTCAAAAGATACTCGTCTTATTGGAATTTGGGGTATGGGCGGTATCGGAAAGACAACCCTCCCACAAGAAGTATTTAACAAACTACAGTCTGAATATCaaggttcttattttttagccaaTGAAAGAGAACAATCAAGCAAAGATGGAATAATTTCTTTGAAGaaagaaatttttactgaaCTATTAGGACATGTTGTGAAAATTGACACTCCAAATTCATTGCCCAATGATACCATTCGTCGTATGAAGGTTCTTATTGTTCTTGATGATGTGAATGATTCAGATCACCTAGAAAAATTACTGGGAACTCTTGATCATTTTGGAGCAGGTAGTAGAATACTTATAACAACTAGAGATGAGCAAGTGCTTAATGCTAACAAAGCTGATGAGATATACCGTCTTAGagaattcaattttgataaagcatttgaacttttcaaattgaatgcCTTTAACCAAAGTGATAATCAAAGTGAGTATGATGAGTTATCACAAAGGGTGGTCAATTATGCCAAAGGCATTCCATTAGTTCTTAAAGTTTTGGCTCGTCTTCTTCGTGGAAAAAATAAGGAAGTATGGGAAAGTGAGCTTGACAAGCTTGAAAAAATGCCTCTTCGAGAAGTTTGTGACATAATGAAACTGAGTTATGTTGATCTGGATCGCAAAGAACAACAGATTTTTCTAGATCTTGCATGTTTCTTTCTTAGATCACAAACAAAGATAACGATAGACTATCTAAATTCTCTGTTGAAAGATAGTGAAAGTGACAATTCAGTGGTTGTTGGGTTAGAAAGGCTGAAAGATAAAGCACTTATAACTTTCTTggagaataattttatatctataCATGATAGTTTACAAGAAATGGCTTGTGAGATTGTTCGTCAAGAGTCTACTGGAGACCCTGGAAGTCGTAGTCGCTTGTGGGATCTCGATGACATATATGAAGCATTGAAAAATTACAAGGTTAAAgcctaaataaatataaaatcttctcaataacaaataattttttttgtgaaaatgtggtttttataatgtttaaattattttttttcttctatgttGATCACAGGGTAATGAGGCCATTAGAAGCATACTACTTCACTTGCCAACAACTAAGAAGGAAAATTTAAGCCCTCGCTTATTTGCTAAGATGAACAGACTACGATTTCTGGAAGTTTCTGTAGAAGATAATTATGACTGCTTGGATCAACTTCATATTCTTGGTACCAACctctgctggcccaagcagcaAAAGACTCGGATTGTTGATATTCTTGCTAAAGGGCTTAAATTTTTGGCAACTGAACTTAGATTTCTTAGTTGGAAGAGTTACTCTGGAAAATCCTTACCAGAGATTTTTTCTACTGAAAAACTTGTGATATTGAAATTACCATACAGTGGAATGGAAAAACTTTGGCTTGGAGTGAAGGTAAATATGTGTCTCATCAGCTGTTATAATTTATGTTAATTTCAGTAACTTAGATTTGTGATATCTTCATTTTATTCCAGAATCTAGTGAATTTGAAAGAACTTGACCTCAGGTGCTCCAAGAAGTTAAAGGAACTACCAGATATATCAAAAGCCACAAATCTTGAAGTAATACTTCTCCGGGGTTGTTCTATGTTGACTAATGTGCATCCATCTATTTTCTCCCTGCCCAAACTTGAAAGATTGAACCTTTCTGATTGCGAGTCCCTTAACATACTAACAAGCAATTCCCATTTACGCAGCCTCAGTTATCTCGACCTTGATTTTTGCAAGAATCTTAAGAAATTCTCAGTAGTATCAAAGAATATGAAAGAACTGAGATTAGGATGCACAAAGGTGAAAGCACTTCCCTCATCATTTGGGCATCAAAGCAAGCTTAAATTGCTACATCTTAAAGGAAGTGCCATTAAGAGGTTACCTTCATCCTTCAATAATCTTACACAACTGCTACATCTGGAGCTAAGCAATTGCAGCAAGCTTGAAACAATAGAAGAGCTTCCCCCATTCCTCGAAACTCTAAATGCCCAATATTGCACTtgtcttcaaactcttccagAGCTTCCCAAATTGCTTAAAACTTTAAATGTCAAAGAATGCAAATCGCTTCAGAGTCTACCAGAGCTTTCCCCGTCGCTAGAAATTCTAAATGCAAGAGACTGCGAATCATTGATGACTGTATTGTTTCCTTCAACGGCGGTTGAACAATTAAAGGAAAATAGGAAACAGGTTATGTTCTGGAATTGCTTGAACTTGGATGAACATTCTCTAGTGGCTATTGGGTTGAATGCACAAATCAACATGATGAAATTCGCAAACCACCACCTATCTACACCAAATCGTGAGCATGTTGAAAATTACAATGATTCTTTTCAAGTTGTTTACATGTATCCAGGAAGCAGTGTTCCAGGGTGGTTGGAGTACAAGACaagaaattatcatataactatTGATCTCTCTTCTGCTCCACCTTCCCCGCAGAGGAGCTTCGTCTTCTGCTTCGTCCTTGGTGAGTTCCAACGGACAGACATAATTAGAACACTTGAATTTAGCATCACTATGAATGAGGGTGAAGGTAAAGAGGACAGTGTCAGCATGTACATAGATTATTTGGGTTGGTCATCAATTGAATCAGATCACGTGTGTGTGATGTACGACCAAAGATGTTCTGAATTCCTCTGGTGTCAGCCCCATAAGGACCTTGGCATATAACAATTTCATTCAACAAATGCATGGAATTTCGTGACTCAATGTATCACATTCATCAAACAAATGGAATCAGGTTGTGCTTCATATTAAGATGAAATCTTAGATTAAGGCTGTGTTTGGCAGCcgaagtttttttattaatttagccAGAATTCTACTGTTAGAAATAGTAATTTGCTATGTTTGGTATGCAAATACAACTTTTTAAAAAGCATTCAAATGAAACAGCATTGATCTCATGTGTTTCCAGGAATGCTTTTGGtccatcttttaattttatactaataaaattttacaaatcAATCTTTAATTTGAGTGAATTAATCCGTATGTTTTGTACTAAAAAATAATGCTAATTAAtcagttaattaatatttaataatttagttgAAAACTTGTTCATATGTAATAAGTAACTTCGAAGATAATTTATAGaggtattatatattatttactagGTTGTGCACCATTTCATAGTTGTCAGAGTCCAATGCACTTCCAGAAGATTAGTCAGGTGAACAGTAAGCTTATTATAGGCTTTATCTGCTGCAGAGACCATTGACAAATTCTTGCAGGTAACAGTGAAGAGAAGGATAATGGGCAATAGACTGTAGTTGTAAAATGATTGGATATAATTCTATTGATGGCCACCCTGCAACCACaaagtcaatttttttgtaaaaaaaaagtagtgtaTGCCTTTGTACATTGTCTTATAGTAATAGCTGCAGATGGAGTTAAGTGCCTTGACATATCTGTTACAACTAAATATTCATGTTAAATGCATGTTATGTACATTCCTCCTAAAAGGAGTCTTGGAGGAGGGTGTTATTTGCAAGAAAAATTCCAAATTCATTGCAAGACTGCCAatgttaatttcaaaattatcaagACAGGAAATGAAACATGTTTCAATTTGATATGCCTTACATTTATTATGAGGTTATAACTCAAACGCCAGGTTTC
The sequence above is drawn from the Glycine soja cultivar W05 unplaced genomic scaffold, ASM419377v2 tig00005873_2_pilon, whole genome shotgun sequence genome and encodes:
- the LOC114404194 gene encoding TMV resistance protein N-like; this encodes MSKNNASQTKYDVFVSFRGVDIRRGFLSHLIGTFKSKQINAFVDDKLERGEEIWPSLIEAIQGSSISLIIFSPDYASSRWCLEELVTILECKEKDDDELLKEIVKLVLKRLGKHLVNSKGLVGIDKKIADIESLIRKESKDTRLIGIWGMGGIGKTTLPQEVFNKLQSEYQGSYFLANEREQSSKDGIISLKKEIFTELLGHVVKIDTPNSLPNDTIRRMKVLIVLDDVNDSDHLEKLLGTLDHFGAGSRILITTRDEQVLNANKADEIYRLREFNFDKAFELFKLNAFNQSDNQSEYDELSQRVVNYAKGIPLVLKVLARLLRGKNKEVWESELDKLEKMPLREVCDIMKLSYVDLDRKEQQIFLDLACFFLRSQTKITIDYLNSLLKDSESDNSVVVGLERLKDKALITFLENNFISIHDSLQEMACEIVRQESTGDPGSRSRLWDLDDIYEALKNYKGNEAIRSILLHLPTTKKENLSPRLFAKMNRLRFLEVSVEDNYDCFDILAKGLKFLATELRFLSWKSYSGKSLPEIFSTEKLVILKLPYSGMEKLWLGVKNLVNLKELDLRCSKKLKELPDISKATNLEVILLRGCSMLTNVHPSIFSLPKLERLNLSDCESLNILTSNSHLRSLSYLDLDFCKNLKKFSVVSKNMKELRLGCTKVKALPSSFGHQSKLKLLHLKGSAIKRLPSSFNNLTQLLHLELSNCSKLETIEELPPFLETLNAQYCTCLQTLPELPKLLKTLNVKECKSLQSLPELSPSLEILNARDCESLMTVLFPSTAVEQLKENRKQVMFWNCLNLDEHSLVAIGLNAQINMMKFANHHLSTPNREHVENYNDSFQVVYMYPGSSVPGWLEYKTRNYHITIDLSSAPPSPQRSFVFCFVLGEFQRTDIIRTLEFSITMNEGEGKEDSVSMYIDYLGWSSIESDHVCVMYDQRCSEFLWCQPHKDLGI